A single genomic interval of Procambarus clarkii isolate CNS0578487 chromosome 61, FALCON_Pclarkii_2.0, whole genome shotgun sequence harbors:
- the LOC138354063 gene encoding splicing regulatory glutamine/lysine-rich protein 1-like, protein METLMFKPKSPKAGRVQKQEETKESRGRKRPKSPEAGRDQRVQKQEETKESKNRKRPKSPEAGRDQRVQKQEETYESRNRKRPKSPKAGRDQRVQKQEETKESRSRKRPKSPEAGRDLRVQKQEDSKSRKRPKSPEAGRNQRVQKQEET, encoded by the coding sequence ATGGAAACCCTAATGTTTAAACCAAAGAGTCCAAAAGCaggaagagtccagaagcaggaagagaccaaagagtccagaggcAGGAAGAGAcctaagagtccagaagcaggaagagaccaaagagtccagaaacaggaagagaccaaagagtccaaaaacaggaagagaccaaagagtccagaagcaggaagagaccaaagagtccagaagcaggaagagacctatGAGTCCAGaaacaggaagagaccaaagagtccaaaagcaggaagagaccaaagagtccagaagcaggaagagaccaaagagtccagaagcaggaagagacctaagagtccagaagcaggaagagacctaaGAGTCCAGAAACAGGAAGATTCcaaaagcaggaagagaccaaagagtccagaagcaggaagaaaccaaagagtccagaagcaggaagagacctaa